The genomic region TTCCTTAGATGTTGAAAGCGGGTTCGATCACTTTGGAGAAGAAGCTCCGGGTGCGTTCTTCCCGCGGGTTGGTGAAAATCTCTTGGGGTGTGCCTTGCTCGACAATCTGGCCCTGGTCCATGAACACCACCGTGTCGGCGACGTCGCGGGCGAAGCCCATCTCATGCGTGACGATGACCAGCGTGGTGCCGGACTTGGCAAGCTCGCGGATGACGTCCAGGACCTCGTTGACCAGTTCCGGGTCCAGGGCCGAGGTGGGCTCGTCGAAGAGGAGGATCTTCGGGTCCAGGGCCAGGGCCCGGGCGATCGCGACGCGCTGCTGCTGGCCGCCGGAAAGCTGGCGCGGGTAGGCGCCGGCCCGGTCCTTCAACCCCACCCGGTCCAGCAGTTCAAGGCCGCGTTCGCGGGCCTCGGCCTTGGTAAGCCGGGGTTTCCCGGCCCGCGGCGCGACGACGGGTGCCTCGGTGACGTTTTCCAGCGCGGTCAGGTGCGGGAACAGGTTGAAATTCTGGAACACCATGCCGATCTCGGTGCGCTGCTTCAGGATCTCCTTTTCGCGGAGCTCGTGGAGCCGATGGCCCCGGACCTCGTAGCCCACCAGCGTGCCGTCGATGGCGATGAACCCGGCGTCGACCTTTTCCAGATGGTTGATGGTGCGCAGAAGGGTGGACTTGCCGGACCCGGACGGGCCGACGATCACGGCGACGCCGCCAGGCTCGACCGTCAGCGTGATGCCCTTGAGGACTTCCGTGGCGCCGAAGGACTTGCGGACCTTGGTGATCTCGACAAGGCCGCGTGTGGCGTGGCGCGTCTCAGCTGTTTCAGTGGCGCCGGAGGTTTCAGCGGCGGTGAGGGCTGCGGTGCTCATCGGGTGCCCCTTTCCTGGGTGGATTCCCTTGTGGCGGGCGCATGCGTGGCCAGGAATTTGCGGGCCTTCTGCAGCGGGGTCAGGGGCAGCGTGCGGACGGCGCCCCTGGAGTAGTGCCGCTCGATGTAGTACTGGAAGACGCTCAGGACCGAGGTGATGACGATGTACCAGAGGGTGGCCACGAGCAGCAGCGGCAGGACCTGCTGGGTCCGGTTGTAGATGACCTGAACGGTGTAGAACAGCTCGGAGTAGGCCAGGACATAGACGATCGAGGTGCCCTTGACCAGGCCGATCACCTCGTTGAAGGCGGTGGGCAGGATGGCCCGCATGGCCTGGGGCAGGACGATCCTGGTGGAGCGCCGCCAGGCCGGGATGCCCAGCGCGGCCGCGGCCTCCAGCTGGCCCTGGTCCACGGAGAGGATGCCGCCGCGGATGATCTCGGCCGAATAGGCGGCCTGGTTCAGGGTCAGGCCGAGGACCGCGGCGGCGAACTGGCTGATCAGGGTGGTGGTCTGCGCCTCGAAGAAGCGCACGTCCGTGAAGGGGATGCCTACGCTGATTTTCTCGTAGAGGTAGCCCAGGTTGTACCAGAGCAGCATCTGCACCAGCAGCGGGGTGGAGCGGAAGATCCAGGAGAACGTCCAGGACACCGAGACCAGCAGCGGGGACGCGGAGAGCCGCATCAGGGCCAGGACGAACCCCAGGATGAAGCCGAGCGCCCCGGAGATCGCCGTCAGCTTGAGGGTCTCCAGCAGGCCGTTCACGATCGACTGCGCGGTGAACCACTGCGCCACCACGCCCCACTCCCAGCGCGGGTTGGTGGCCAGGGACAAGGCAATGCCGGCGACGCCGAGGCCGACGACGGCCGTCCCCACCCAGCGCCACGGGTGGCGGGCGGGTACCAGCCGGTAGTCGGCGTAGTCGGTGGCGGCCCTGCGGGCCGCCGGCGCGGCACTTCCGGTCGGCGCGGGGGCGGCGGCGTTCCCACTGCCGGCGCTGACCTCGCCGGGCGCCGCGACGCCGGGGCCGGTGGCGGCTGGGCCGGTGTGGGCCGTACCGGGTGCGGATTCGGTGCCGGCGGACGCCGGCTCCGGGGCGGACTGCGCCACCGGGGTTGCTGTTGAACTCATGCGCCACCTCGCTTCTTCCATTTGCTGTGTGGGGTTCGGTTGGCTGCCAATCTAGGGGCCGCCGAAATCACCCGGCAAGGCGGGAAGTTGCATGCGTTCACGCGGGTTCGCACTGCGTCACACGACGAATTCTTGCCTCGATTTACGCCCCGTTACGCGGGGTGAACGGCCGTGACCGGCGCCTCGACCGGCCAGGATTCGGCTGCCTAGCATGAGGGCTCCGAACCAGACCCGCAGGAGGTCCCCATGCCAGTGAATGCCCCATCCGTGGTTCTCATCGGCGGCGGCCCGCGGACGGCCGGGCTGCTGGAACGCCTGGGCGCCAACCGGCCGGAGCTCCTCGCCGGCGCACTCCAGATCCACGTGGTGGAGCCGCACACTCCGGGGTCCGGCAGGATCTGGCGCTATGAGCAGCATCCGGGACTGATGCTCAACTCCGCGGCGGGGGATGTCACGATGTTCACCGACGCATCCGTCCAGTGCGAGGGTCCCGCCGTCGAGGGGCCGGGACTGGCCGAGTGGGCCGCGGGGGTCCTGGACGGCTCCATCGCAGACGTGCCGGAGCTCCCGGGGGAGCTTTGGGCCCAGCTCCGTGCCCTCACCGGCACCACGTTCCCCACCCGGCAGCTGCAGAGCGTCTACCTCGAATGGTTCTTCCGCCGCTCCGTCGACGCCCTCGGCCCGGACACCACCGTCACGGTGCACCGGGACACGGCGTCCGCCGTCGAACGCGTGGCCGTCGGTCCGGACGCGGGAGAACCGGGAGCGGGCGACCCGGAACAGGACGGGGAACAGGGCGGAGAACAGGGCGGCGAACGCTACCGCGTCCGGCTGGCCGGCGGCACGGTGCTGCACGCCGACGTCGTGGTCGCCTCCCTGGGGCACACTGATTCACTGCCGGACCGCGAGTCCGCTGCGTGGGCCGGCTTTGCCGCCCGCCACGGCGCGTTCCACGCGGCGCCCAGCTACACCACCGACGTCGACTACTCGCCGCTCGCCGCCGGCCAGGACGTCATTGTCTCCGGCATGGGCCTGGCTTTCGTGGACCTGCTGGTCCTGCTCATGGAGGGCCGCGGCGGCCGGTTCGAGGAGCTGCCCGACGGCGGCCTGCGCTACCTGCCCTCCGGTGCCGAGCCGCGGTTGTGGGCAGGCTCCCGCCGCGGCGTGCCCTACCACTCCAAGATCACCTCTGCCCTGCGCGGCGAAGCAGCGGGGGAACCCGCGTTCTTCACTGCCCACGCTGTCGGGGCGCTGCTGAGTGCGCCCGGCGAGCTGGACTTCCGCGCCCAGCTTTGGCCCCTGATCGCCAAGGACGCGGGCTACGCGTACTACCGCGAGCTTTTCACCGGCTACCCGGAGCGGGTCCGGATCGGCTGGCAGGAATTCGCCGAGCGCTTCTCCGCCGCGGACTGGTACAGCCAGGACCGCCACCGGCTCGTCACCGAGTCCGTTCCGGACACCGGGCTCCACCTGGACCTCGAACGGCTGGACCATCCCTTCGCGGGCCGCGTCTTCGCCGGCCCCGCCGACGTCCAGGCCGCGGTGACGGCCTACATCGGCCGCGACCTTGAGCT from Arthrobacter sp. NicSoilB8 harbors:
- a CDS encoding amino acid ABC transporter ATP-binding protein; translation: MSTAALTAAETSGATETAETRHATRGLVEITKVRKSFGATEVLKGITLTVEPGGVAVIVGPSGSGKSTLLRTINHLEKVDAGFIAIDGTLVGYEVRGHRLHELREKEILKQRTEIGMVFQNFNLFPHLTALENVTEAPVVAPRAGKPRLTKAEARERGLELLDRVGLKDRAGAYPRQLSGGQQQRVAIARALALDPKILLFDEPTSALDPELVNEVLDVIRELAKSGTTLVIVTHEMGFARDVADTVVFMDQGQIVEQGTPQEIFTNPREERTRSFFSKVIEPAFNI
- a CDS encoding amino acid ABC transporter permease — translated: MSSTATPVAQSAPEPASAGTESAPGTAHTGPAATGPGVAAPGEVSAGSGNAAAPAPTGSAAPAARRAATDYADYRLVPARHPWRWVGTAVVGLGVAGIALSLATNPRWEWGVVAQWFTAQSIVNGLLETLKLTAISGALGFILGFVLALMRLSASPLLVSVSWTFSWIFRSTPLLVQMLLWYNLGYLYEKISVGIPFTDVRFFEAQTTTLISQFAAAVLGLTLNQAAYSAEIIRGGILSVDQGQLEAAAALGIPAWRRSTRIVLPQAMRAILPTAFNEVIGLVKGTSIVYVLAYSELFYTVQVIYNRTQQVLPLLLVATLWYIVITSVLSVFQYYIERHYSRGAVRTLPLTPLQKARKFLATHAPATRESTQERGTR
- a CDS encoding FAD/NAD(P)-binding protein, translating into MPVNAPSVVLIGGGPRTAGLLERLGANRPELLAGALQIHVVEPHTPGSGRIWRYEQHPGLMLNSAAGDVTMFTDASVQCEGPAVEGPGLAEWAAGVLDGSIADVPELPGELWAQLRALTGTTFPTRQLQSVYLEWFFRRSVDALGPDTTVTVHRDTASAVERVAVGPDAGEPGAGDPEQDGEQGGEQGGERYRVRLAGGTVLHADVVVASLGHTDSLPDRESAAWAGFAARHGAFHAAPSYTTDVDYSPLAAGQDVIVSGMGLAFVDLLVLLMEGRGGRFEELPDGGLRYLPSGAEPRLWAGSRRGVPYHSKITSALRGEAAGEPAFFTAHAVGALLSAPGELDFRAQLWPLIAKDAGYAYYRELFTGYPERVRIGWQEFAERFSAADWYSQDRHRLVTESVPDTGLHLDLERLDHPFAGRVFAGPADVQAAVTAYIGRDLELRTGPDHSETLALFSSLLKSYMDLSRLVPSERLNARSQREVQGWWHGFFSFIDSGPPPRRLREMLAIHRAGLLQFIGPGLEIDAAEYSGRFVARSAQSGIAVSATALIEARLPAPSVVRSANPLLRQLHTSGLGTEQQLLTADGTHATGRLLVSAHNELISPVGERRRRLFGVGPGTSGWGAGAFARPGSNAAPFRENDALARRILNLLAGGNAGRGSHGHLSNGHLSNEHAVPQAAARGKERA